One segment of Asterias rubens chromosome 2, eAstRub1.3, whole genome shotgun sequence DNA contains the following:
- the LOC117307460 gene encoding uncharacterized protein LOC117307460, with protein MIYIYLDDWLIVGRSEEETVHYLQTTCEVTRAVWLPYKQREIPFHTNPVSDLPRSDCRPPYRRGLSHDRAHHSSVSWVDLFLSSTMVPARAWLKLLGFIASLVDLVSWCRLRMRPLQLHLLSHYRPKRDYISILVPISSHILPHLRWWQKEENVNYGPGFPPRAPQVTILTDASNKGWGASLGPRQTAGVWDKFFKSQHINILELQAVTNALRHFQTEVRNCTVLIRTDNTTVVSHINRQGGRRSPQLCLLTWDLSLWFIENETTLYAIHIPGEENTIADALSRGTVIPTYNSGPCTKV; from the coding sequence ATGATCTATATATACCTGGACGACTGGCTGATTGTCGGCAGATCGGAAGAGGAAACAGTCCATTATCTGCAGACCACCTGCGAGGTGACGAGGGCTGTATGGCTTCCTTATAAACAAAGAGAAATCCCGTTTCATACCAACCCAGTCTCCGACCTTCCTAGGAGCGATTGTCGACCTCCGTATCGGCGTGGCCTTTCTCACGACAGAGCGCATCACAGCTCTGTATCATGGGTGGACCTGTTCCTGTCATCCACCATGGTCCCAGCCCGGGCCTGGTTAAAACTTCTGGGCTTCATAGCCAGTCTGGTAGATCTAGTTTCATGGTGCCGACTTCGAATGCGACCACTCCAGTTGCATCTCTTGTCACATTACAGGCCGAAAAGGGACTATATATCAATCCTCGTGCCAATCAGCAGCCACATCCTTCCTCATCTGCGATGGTGGCAAAAGGAGGAAAACGTCAACTACGGTCCTGGGTTCCCGCCAAGGGCTCCCCAGGTCACAATCTTAACCGACGCATCCAACAAGGGCTGGGGCGCGTCCCTGGGCCCACGGCAGACAGCCGGAGTGTGGGACAAGTTCTTCAAGTCCCAACACATCAACATCTTGGAGCTCCAGGCGGTCACCAATGCTCTACGGCATTTTCAAACCGAGGTGAGGAACTGTACGGTCCTCATCAGGACAGACAACACTACAGTCGTGTCACATATAAACAGACAGGGAGGCAGGCGGTCTCCTCAGCTGTGCCTCCTCACCTGGGACTTGAGTCTCTGGTTCATCGAGAATGAGACAACTCTGTATGCAATCCACATTCCAGGAGAGGAAAACACGATAGCAGATGCACTGTCAAGGGGTACAGTGATCCCTACATACAATAGTGGACCCTGCACAAAGGTGTGA